The genomic DNA ATAGCCGTTGTTTAACCAAGTCGAAAGGATGTCCTTGCCGGGAGCCGCGATGTGGACGGTCTTGGTGCCGAAGTTTGAGAAAGACGCGAGTTTGTCGTTACGGTCGAGTGCGGCAACGCTGATGACGTTCGGCAGATCGTAATTCGAAGGATAATGCGGCCGTTTGTCGTTGTTCGAACCGTCATTTCCCGCAGCGGCGACAAACAGTATCCCGGCGTCGCCCGCGGCACGGATCGTGTCTTCGAGCGCTTTGGATCTGGATGTCGAACCCCAGCTCGCACTGATGATCCGAAGGTTCACGCCATTCTTCTTGCGGTCGATCGCATAATTTATCGCCGCGATCGCGTCTTCGGTCGTACCCGAACCACCGCGTCCGAGGAACTTGAGCGGCATTATCTTGACGTGCCAATTGACGCCCACGACGCCTTCGCCGTTATCGCCCTCAGCTCCGATGATCCCGGCACAGTGCGTGCCGTGGCCGTTGTCGTCCATTGGATCGGCAATTTTATCGGTACCGTTGAAACCGTTGAGATCGTTGAATGTGCCGAGTTCGTCGTCCGTGTAGGCGGCTAGATTCTTCGGCCTGACCCACATGTTGCCGACGAGATCGACATGTGTGTAATCTACACCGCTGTCGAGCACAGCGACGACCACTTCCTCACTTCCCTGCGACTTTGCCCACGCGGCAATTGCATCAATATCGGCTCTTGCGGTGCCGCCGTCCTGACCTGTGTTGCTCAATGCCCATTGGTCGGTGAATAACGGATCGTTCGGTTTTGCCGTAGACGGCTGCCTATATTTCAGGTCTTTGGGCGATTCTTTCTGGATCGGATCGTCGAGTTTTATCTGAAAATTCGGCTCGGCATACGCAACCTCAGCCATCGCACTGTAGTGAGCCGCAACTGCAGATGCGTCGGCGTTGTCGAGATCATCGATCGCGGCGAGGCCGCTGACGGATTCGATCTCGTCGGTCATCGAATCGTTATTCGCCACGGCGATCGCTCTGATCTGCTCGACATTGACGCCAGGTTTGAATCGAACAAGGATCTCAGGTGCGCTCGTTCCGGTTACCGTTTTGACGGTTTCACGTTGTTTCTCCGCACGTGTGAAATCAGCGTTATTCGATTTCAACTCGACGCGCCAACGGTCGATCTGCCCGACTACGGCCGCGAGTGACAGCAAAACAACTCCTAACCCTATGTGTATCCAGATATTATTGCGATTCATGGTACTGCTCCAAAACCTATGATTCTATGACGTAATTCTTGCCCTGAAAGTTGTGCAGCCGCAGCTGATATTTATCGGCGCGATATTCATATTTTTTGCCGCCGGCACCGAGCTTTATCTGCCATCCGCCCGATATCATCTGCACCGACATCTCGCCGTCCGTTGGTGCTCCGAGCGACATATCAGGAAAATCCTTGTCCGCAACGCCCTTTTCTGCGACATCGCTCTCGTCAATTTTTAAACGTTTCGCAAGGTCAGCAATTGCAAGTTTTGTCGAACTTTCTTTGGTAAAACTCATACAAATTCCGATGTTCTCAATCTTGCTCTTTCTACGAATTGAAGTCAATAAAAGTTCGATCGGCCGTAAGCATCAAAAAAGAAATTTAACAGGATAAACAGGATGTAAAGGATAATCAATGCTCTATTCAGACATCTGTCCTGAATATCCTGTCCATCCTGTGTGAATTCCTTCAGGCTCTTCGATACGTCAAATTTCTCGTGATCTCGACAATTGCCGGCACAATATACGTCGCGCACGCCACGCCCAATATCAGGCCGGTCACGAACCGCGAAAAGTGGTTATTCTCCCAGATCCCAAAAACGGTAAGCGACCAATCAATACCGATCGGTATCATCGACAGGAACAGCCAAAACCTCGGCAGCGGCTCGATATCAGCGATATTCCGCCATAACGGATAGATCACAAATCCCGCGAAAAGCCCAAAATAAACTCCAAAACACCGTGAACAAACCCCAAACGGTTCGCCCGCGACGTGAAATGTCCGCTCCGGCAGTTGGTGGCAAATATAGCTGAAAAAATGATAAAGCGGAGTGGAAAAGTCGGCTAGCCCGTTGGCCTTCGCAACCGGAGCCGCAACGATCAGTAATACAAATGCCAACACGACCGCCAACCCAACGGCCCAGGCCCTGACCGCTTGTTTTCGCATTTTCGCAGCAATATCTTGTGGAATATAGTTTTCTGCGGATTCAGCCATCTTCACAAGGCCTCCGAAACAACTGACAACTAATAGCTGACAACTGATGATTTTAACCTAACAGTTATCAGTTGCTAGTTATCAGTTTTCAGTTATTTCGAGGCGGCCGCCGCCAAGGCTTGTTCCGTTTCGAGAATATGATGCGTCGTCTGTATGACCGTGTCCGGATTGAGCGAGATCGAGTTGATTCCGCGTTTGACCAGAAACTCGGCAAACTCCGGATAATCGGACGGTGCCTGGCCGCAGATGCCGATCTTTTTGCCGGCACGTTTGGCGGCGTCAATTGCCATCGCGATCATTTTTTCGACGGCGCCGTTACGCTCGTCGAACAAATGTGCGACCATCTCGCTGTCGCGGTCGAGCCCGAGTGCGAGCTGCGTCAGATCATTCGAACCGATCGAATATCCGTCGAATATTTCAAGAAATTCGTCGGCAAAGACAACGTTCGCGGGCAGTTCGCACATGGCGTAGATCTCGAGGTCGTTCTCGCCTTGCTTGAGGCCGTGTTCGGCCATCAATGCGATGACCTTTTTGCCTTCTTCGACCGTGCGGACGAACGGGATCATCGGCTTGATGTTGGTCAGGCCCATGTCCTCGCGGGCACGCTGCATCGCCTGGCATTCGAGCCTGAAACCGGCCTTGTACCGGTCGTCATAGTAACGCGAAGCACCGCGGAAACCGATCATCGGATTTTCCTCGACCGGCTCAAATTCCTTACCGCCGATGAGCATAGCGTATTCGTTCGATTTGAAATCAGACATGCGAACGATGACAGGTTTTGGATAAAACGCCGCCGCGATGCGCCCAATGCCTTCGGCAAGCGAACGGACAAAAAACTCTTTCGGATCTTCCTCGAGAATGCGCCCGGCGATCGTTTCGATGTCCTCGCGTTTCTTGAGGTTCGGGTAATTTACGAGCGCCATCGGATGGATGCCGATGTGGTTGTTGATGATAAATTCGAGCCTCGCGAGGCCGACGCCGTCGTTCGGCAGACGCGAAACGTCAAACGCATGGTCGGGGTCGCCGACGTTCATCATGACCTGTGTCTGCGGCCTTACCTTGTCGGTGATCTGCTGCTTTTCGACCTTAAAATCGATCTTGCCGTAGTAGATATTGCCGCGTTCGCCTTCGGAGCAGGAGACGGTGATGTCCGTGCCGTTCTTGACCTTTTCGGTCGCATCGCCCGTACCGACGATGCACGGAATGCCGAGTTCGCGGCTGATGATCGCGCTATGACACGTGCGTCCGCCGCGCTCGGTGACGATCGCCGACGCCCGTTTCATGATCGGTTCCCACGCCGGGTCTGTCATCGCGGTGACGAGTATCTCGCCCTCTTTGAACGTGTTCAGCTTCGCCGAATCAAGCATCACGTGTGCCTGTCCGTGGCCGATCTTTTCACCGACCGCTACGCCCGTCGCAAGCGGAGCTCCGTGCGTGCCGACGAGCTTGTATTTCTCGATGTAGTTGGTCGTGTTCTGCGCGTGGATCGTTTCGGGCCGAGCCTGGAGGATAAATAATTCGCCCGTGATGCCGTCCTTGGCCCATTCGATATCCATCGGCTGGTGCTTTCCGGCGAGCTTTGAATAATGATCTTCGATCGCACACGCCCACTGCGAGAGCTGCAAGACCTCAAAACCGGCGAGGCAAAAACGGTTCCGCTGCGTCTCGACCACATCGCGGACCTGCGTGCCCGTGCCGTCGTCGGCAAAGACCATCTTGACCTCTTTGACCCCTAGTTTTCGTGTAACGATCGGCCGAAAGCCCTGCTTGAGCGTCGGTTTGAAAACGATCCATTCGTCCGGCGTCGCCATCCCCTGCACGACCGCTTCGCCTAATCCCCACGCACCGTTGATGACCACAACTTCGCGAAATCCGCTTTCCGTATCCAGCGTGAACATCACGCCCGAGCAGGCGATATCGCTGCGCACCATCGGCTGAATACCGATCGACAAAGCGACATCGAAATGATCAAATCCTTTCGCCGTACGATACGAGATCGCCCGGTCGGTCCAGAGCGAGGCGTAACATTCGTGACAAGCCTCGATGATCCGCTGTTCGCCGCGAACATTCAATATCGTGTCCTGCTGCCCCGCAAACGCAGCGTCCGGCAGGTCCTCGGCCGTTGCTGATGAACGCACCGCGACCTCCAAATTCTTTTTGCCAATACGCGTACCTAGCCTGTTATAAGACTCGGTAATAGCAGCCTCGACCTCAGGCGGAAACGGCGTTTCGAGCATCAGGCGGCGTGCTTCGCTGCCGACGCGGGCGAGTTCGTCGAGGTCATTGACGTCAAGCCCCTTGAGCAGCGTTTTCAGCCGCTTTCGCAAATTATCGGTCTCGAGCAGCACTTCATACGCCCGGCTGGTCGTCGAAAAGCCATCGACCGAGCGCACACCTTGCCCCGTCAGCTCCTGAAAAAGCTCGCCAAGACTCGCACATTTCCCACCGACGATCGCCACATCGCCAGCGCCCACCTCGCTGAAATCAAGAACGTATTGTTTTGCGTCTTCCATAAAAAATAATAGAACGCGGATCGGACGGATCAGGCGGATAAACGCGGATCAAATCCTTTGGCAAATCCGTGCTGATCCGCTAAATCCGCTTCATCCGCGTTCCATTTCTTAGAATCGAATAACAGCGTCCGGCCCGCCTTCGACGTGCACCGTGTCGACGAAGCGGATGCTCTTGCTGTCCGTCGTCATGACGACGGAATGCGTGCGTTTGCCCGCTCCGAAGAATCTGACGCCGCGAAGCAGAGAGCCGTCGGTAACGCCTGTCGCCGCAAAGATGATCTTTTTGCCCGGTGCGAGGTCGTTAGTATCGTAGATCTTGTTGGGGTCGGTAATGCCCATTTCGGCGAGGCGTGCCATGACCTTTTCGACCGGCGGCACCTTTGATTTGTCCACACCGAGACGCTCGGGATCCCAGACGAGCTTGGCCTGTATCTCGCCGTTGAGGCATTTCATCGCGGCGGCAGTGATGACGCCTTCAGGGGCACCGCCGATGCCCATCAATGCGTGAATGTTCGTTCCTGCGACCGCCGCCGAGATGCCTGCCGAGAGGTCGCCGTCCGAGATCAGCCGAATACGGGCACCGGCCGCACGGACCTCGTCGACCAGAGCTTTATGGCGTCCGCGATCGAGGCACATAACGGTCAGATCCTCGATATCACGGCCCAAACGGCGGGCGATATTCTTGAGATTTTCGGCAACCGGAGCATCGATATCGACCGAGCCGCGGCACGAAGGCCCGACGACGATCTTGTCCATATAGATGTCAGGAGCGTAGAGCAAACCGCCGCGTTCCGCCGCCGCCAGCACGGCGATCGCGTTGTTTGCTCCCAAAGCACATAGATTCGTGCCCTCGAGCGGATCGACAGCTATGTCGACCTCGGGAAATTCAGCTCGGGCGTCATCCGAAAAGATGCCGCCGCCGACCTCTTCGCCGATGTAGAGCATCGGAGCCTCGTCACGTTCGCCTTCGCCGATGACGATGCGGCCGCGCATAGGGACCGTGTCCATCACTTCGCGCATCGCTTCGACGGCGACGTGGTCGCTGTATTTGCGGTCGCCCTGGCCCATTGTTTTGGCCGATTCGATAGCGGCCGCCTCGGTCACACGCAGAAAATCGAGTGACAATTCACGTTCAGCTTTGATGTTTTTCATTCAGTTTCCTTAATTGAACCGCAGAGACGCCTGGTAAAATGGTAACAGGATCGACATGATCAACATGATGTTCTGAATCGAAATACACTGGTTTTCCAATCCTGTTTATCCTGTGCATCCTGTTTGAATTATCTATGTCCCTAACGCGTCGTTGCGGTGAAGATCGTATAGTTGATGTTGAGATTCTACCACTTGTCTAACCTGATTTGACAAGCTATCCTTGGAGTATTACGGTTTTATTTTGCTTTGCAAAAGAGTTTGTAGAGTTCATTGAGTGTATTGGGTTCGTCGCGTAATAGTGATTTGTATATAAATTCACAAAACCCCAATAATTCAAGAAACTCGAAGAACTCAAAAAAACTCTATTAACTTCTAATTATGACTTATATTGTTGCCGAGCCTTGCGTCCAGTGTAAATACAGCGACTGCGCCGCCGTTTGTCCCGTCGAGGCGTTCCACGAACTGCCCGACAAACTGTTGATCAACCCCGACACTTGCATCGACTGCGACGCATGCCTCCCCGAATGCCCCGTCGAAGCCATCTACTCGGATATGTCCATTCCCGAGGAATACCTCCCGTGGCTCGAGATCAACGCAACCGCCGAAAATTACCCGATCATCAGCGTAAAGCAACCCGCCCTAATGGGCCCCGGCTGCTCCGGCCCGCCGGAATAGGTTTATTGATCGATCAAATTAGTAAGGGCCACGAACAAGCCGTTCGCGGCCTTTATTAGTTCCAACGAACGCCGGCGCGAAAATTGATCGGCGAGCTGACCGTTCGGATCGGAGTTCGGCTGGTCGGGTAGCGTGTATTCGTGACATTTTCGAGAGCGGCAAATATTGAGGCATTCTTCCCGACGCGGCGTGAGGCAAATAGGTCGATCTGGAGGAATGGCTCGAGGCGAAAGAGGTTTTGGTCGTCGTCGAACTGCTTTCCGGCGGCACGCCCCTGCAGGGCGAGCGTCCATTTTTCCATTGAATACCGGGCTTGGAATGTGACCTGATGCCGGGCGACCTGCGGCACGCGGAGGCCGACAAGTGTTGGGTCCGCGGCAAATTCAACGACACGCGAATCCGCGAACAGATAGCCTGCGGAAAAGTGCAGGCGGCGATATGTCGTCTCGGCCTCGATCTCAAAACCTGCCGACCGAGTCGCACCGACGTTTCTGCGTTGGCGGGTGATCAGCGTCGGCGTGGTCGAGATCGTCACATTCGAAACTGCCCGATCGATCTTTGTCCAAAACACAGACGAGCGAAGACTGAACGAACGGCGCTTGTAATTAACGCCGCCCTCAGCATTTGTCGCCCTTTCAGCCCGCAGATCGGCATTGGCGAGCGTATTTACATTGCCCACCCTGAACGAGCGGTATAGCTCATTCAGAGTCGGAAAACGAAAACCGGACGAAGCACTTGCGTAGACCGACACCTGGTCATTTGCATAATAGAGCAACGCCGCCTGCGGACTATATGCCGTCTCCGAGCGGTCAGGAAACGCCGTCGTCCCTGTCAGACCTGATGCGAGGCCAAGCGTCGATACGAGACCGCGGGTATTTTGCCAGCTGTCAAACCTGACGCCGCCGACAAGCACCAACTTCTCGCCGACCTTTACGAGATCCCGCAAAAAAGCCCCGATCGCCGTCTCACGGCCCCCGGCACCGACCTTAGTGGTCGCTAGCCCGCTGGAATAGACGATCTCATCGCTTGACCCGCGAACCTGCCGTCCATCTATACCGCCGACCAGCGAATGATCGCCTACGACGCCCGAAAATACTAACGAACCGCCGATATTCTGTGCCGGAACACGCTGTATGCGCGTCAGGCTCTCAGCCGTTCGCGTTGCGTTAACAGCGGAGAATGTCTGATCGTAGGTCTGCGTTCCGCCGTAAGCACGCCATTCGGCAGTGATCGTGTCACGCCGCGAGAACTTACCGCCCGCGACGATCTGACGGATATGTGTGCGATTCGTCTGAAGGCCGGTTCCGTTCGTTCGAACTTCGCCAAATATCGACGGCCTGACAAAGACCGACGCCGTTCTGCCGAATTCGCGGCGAACGCGGCCTAAAAAACTTGTATATCGGACGCCTGCATAACCATCCACCGGACCTCGATCCGCCATATCGACCGCACGAAACCCTTGCGTCTGAAACGCCGCCGCCGCTGCGTCAAACGTGAATCCTTGCCATCGAGTACCACCGAACCCTGAGCCCGAAAAGGTGTTCTGACCGCCGGCAAATGCCTCGGCAGAAAAAGCGTGATTTTGCGCGGCCTTTCGCGGTATAATATTGACAGCTCCGCTGAGCGCGTAGTCGCCGTAAAGGCTCGACGCACCTCCGCGAAGCACCTCGACCTGTTCCACCGCTATCGCGGGCACGCGTTCCCATTGAACCCAGCCGCCAAACGGATCACCGAGCGGCACACCGTCAAACAGCACCGCCGCACGGCTCGCACCGCTCGAACCTGTTCCTCGGAACGAAACACCCTGTGTTGTCGGGTTTGAAGTTCGGCTGCCGGTCCGGCGAAACGTCGAGAAGCCGACACTTTGCCGCAAGGTCTCGTCGAGTGTCGGAACTGCCGAAGTCTCGATCTCGCGTTTTGACAATACGGTGACGCTCGCCGGAGTTTCGCCGATCGTCGAGCCAGTTCGGTCAGCGACGACAACAACGTCTTCGCGGATCGGCTCCGGCGTTGGAGAAACGACCGGCGTTTGGCCGCTAAGTGTTGCAGCAAAAAGGAAGATCGTGCATATCGCCGCCGGCATTAGCATAAGAAAAGTGTTGCAATCGGGAACAATTCGATGTTTAGATATGTTATCACGGAGAAAATTTTGACTTTTAGCGAAAATACCCTATGTTCGACAACGTGACTCCAGGAGCAGCCAAACCGTCGCGCCGTGTGGTCGATTGGCGCATGAAGGTGCTCGTCCTGTTTGGAACGAGGCCCGAGGTCATCAAACTCGCGCCTGTCATTCACGAACTCCGTAAGAAATTTTTCCAGACCATAGTCGTTTCATCAAGCCAGCATAAACAGCTGTTAAAGCCCTTTCTCGATGCTCTCAAGGTCGACGTCGATTTTGATCTCGGAGTAATGAAACGCAACCAAACTCCTAGCGATGTCTGCTCTCGGATCTTGTCAAAACTCGACAAAATACTGGCGTCAGAGCAGCCCGATCTGATTCTCGTCCAGGGCGATACGACTACGACATTGGCAGGAGCTCTCGCCGGATTTTATCGCCGGATTCCCGTTGGGCATGTCGAGGCTGGTTTGCGGTCCGGCAACTTGATGAGCCCGTTTCCGGAGGAAATGAACCGCCGCGTTGTCTCGCAGATCGCGTCATTCCATTTTGCCGCGACCGAAAAGAACCGCCGCAATTTACTGGCTGAGGATGTCGGCAGTGAAAAGATATTTGTCACCGGAGATCCGGTCGTTGACGCGATGAAGCAGATGCTCAAGCAAATGACGCCGGGCGATAAGATCAAGCAGCTGATAAAATCGACCGAAGGCAAAAAACGCCTGCTGGTAACGACACATCGCCGCGAGAGCTTTGGTCCCGTCATGACGGCAAATCTACGTGTTTTGCGGGATTTTGTCGAAAAACGAAAGAACGTCTGCATGTTCTTCCCTGTCCATCCAAACCCCAATGTTAAGGCCGCCGCCAAAGAGATATTGGGCAAGTGCGACCGCATCTTTCTCATCGAACCGCTAGATTACGGCGACTTTCTGGCTGTGATGAAATCGGCGTGGTTAATCGTGTCCGACTCGGGCGGCGTGCAGGAAGAAGCTCCGAGTTTAGGCAAACCGTTGCTTGTTCTTCGCGAAAACACCGAACGCCCCGAGGCCATTCGATCCGGCGTTTCAAAGCTGATCGGCAATAATCCCGGTGCTCTCAAACGCCTGCTTGAAGAAAACTACGACGTCGAGACCTGGATCAAATCGGTCAAAGAGGTCGCAAATCCATTCGGCGACGGCAGATCTGCTGCCCGCATTGTCCGCGTTATCGAAGAAAAACTCGCCTCAAAGCCTATCCAGGCAAGGTCCATTCAGGGAAGCCTGTTTTAAACACCGATGTCATCCGGCGCAAAAATTGGCAAGCATTTACTCACCATTCTGGTCGAGGACTATTTTCACGTCGGTGCGTTTGAAAACCTGATTCACCAAAAGAATTGGTCAAATTTTGAACCTCGTTACGAACAGAACACCCTCAAAACCCTGGATATATTGGATGAGTTCGACACGAAGGCGACCTTTTTTGTCCTCGGATGGATCGCGGAACAGAACCCGAATCTGATCCGTGAGATCGTTGCCCGCGGTCACGAGGTTGCCAGCCGCGGGTTTTATCATCGCAGCGTCAAGAACCTGACGGACGATGAATTTCGCGTTGATCTTCGCCGCTCAAACAAGGCGATATATGACGCTTCGGGCCAAATGGTGATCGGCTATCGATCCGCCGAAAAGCTGTCATACACCGGCAACGATTGGGTCTTTGACGCGCTGGCGGACGAGGGATTTGCGTATGATTCGTCATTTCTACCCGGCCGAAACTGCGAAAAGGCAAAGCGGGCGGCACATCAGATACACCGCGGCGGCAAGGCTATCTGGGAATTTCCTTATTCGACACGCGATCTCAGCGTCGGTTTACTGCCGATCTCAGGCGGCAATTATTTCCGGCAGATCCCGTATACGTTGACACGGCATTTCGTTAGGAATTGGAATAAGGAAACGGACGCACCATTCGTCTCATATTTTCACGTCTGGGAACTCGACCCCGAACAGCCGCGTATCTCTGCCGCCTCAAAATACAACCGTATCCGCCATTATCGAAAGCTCGATAAAATGGAGTGGATCTTACGCGAAAACCTCGAACTATATGACTGCACGAGTATCGCCTCGCACCTCGGGCTATCAGATGAGATCCGAGAGAACGTCAAGGCCCACGCCGCAGCTGCTGACGAAACTGCGATCGAATTGATCTCGACTTCGGTCGAGCCGACACCAAAGATCCGGAGAAAGAATACGATACCGGTTTCGATCGTCATTCCCTGCTATAACGAAGAAGATGCACTGCCGTATCTCGCAAATACGCTTCGAAGCGTCGAGCAGCGGCTCGAAACTGTTGGTTTTAATGCGAATTTCATATTTGTAGATGACCGGAGTACGGACGCGACGTTTGAAATACTCGACGAACTTTACGGCGCCGAAAAAAATGTAACTATCGTCCGTCATGACGAGAACAAAGGCGTCGCTGCCGGTATTATGACCGGCATACGCACAGCAAAAACCGAGATCGTCGCATCGATGGACTGCGACTGCACATACGACCCTCACGAGCTTGCCCGCATGCTGCCTTTGCTCAGCGAAGAGGTAGATATGGTCACTGCGTCGCCATATCACAAGGACGGCGGCGTGCGAAACGTGCCGGGCTGGCGATTGTTTCTATCGAAAGGAGCTTCGTTCCTCTATCGCCGTGTTCTACATGCGAAACTCGACACTTATACTAGCTGCTTTCGCATCTATCGACGTGATGCGATGCTGGGCCTTCAACTGAATGAGACCGGCTTTCTCGGCGTTGCCGAAATGCTTGGAAAACTGGATCTTTCGGGCGGCAAGATCGTCGAATTCCCTTCGGTTCTCGAGGTGCGGCTATTTGGCATTTCAAAGATGAAAACGGCCCGAACGATCGTTGGCCATCTTTCGCTTCTCGCGAATCTCTCAAAAGTCCGGTGGTTTCGGAAATCCGAACCGATTAAACCTTCTATAACACTTGAGGAAAAGTCGCGTTAAAACGGCGATTTCCGAAAGACAAATCAGCCGTTCGATATCTTCTTGGAGACGATCAAACTTTCTCATTTCCCCTAACTACACGTTACAAAACACGATCATTAAATTTAATATGACCCCTACTGCAACAACCGAAAGACTTATGTGCCTGCCATCGGATCAGGATTCGACCGGACGGACCTTTGGCGAAGAGGAAATTCGCTATGTGACCGAGGCACTAAATAGCGGCACGCTGACAACCACGAAAGGCAAATTCGGCAAGATGCTCGAACAGGCTTTTGCTGAAAAGCTCGGCGCAAAATATGCGTACGCCTGCACATCCGGCTCAGCTGCCATACATATCGCGGTCGCGACCGTTAACCCGAATCCCGGCGACGAGATCATTACGACATCGATAACAGATATGGGGGCATTGACGCCGCTGATGTACCGCGGCGTGGTACCGGTATTTGCTGAGGTTGACCCGAAAACGCTCAACGTCACAGCGGAAACGATCGCAGCCAAGATCAGCGATCGCACTAAGGCGATCATCGTCACACACCTCTTCGGCAATCCGTGTGTAATGGATCCGATCATGGCACTCGCGAAAGAGCACAATCTGCCCGTCATCGAAGATTCGGCACAGACATTCCTGGCAAAATGTGGAGATAAATATGCGGGAACAATAGGCGACATAGGCTGTTTTTCGCTCCAACAGGGCAAGCACATGACCACCGGCGAAGGCGGCATGGTCGTCACAAACGACGAAAAGATCGCCCGGCATATGTTCCTGTACATCAATAAGGCCTGGGGCTACGGCGATGCGAACGCAGATCACTATTTCATGGCCTTGAACTACCGCGTTAGCGAACTTCAGGCGGCCGTCGCTCTCGGACAGCTCGAAAAGCTCGATGATTGTGTATCTAACCGGCAGAAAACGGCGGCGATGTTCGAAGAACTGCTGAAAGGCATCGACGGCATCGAAGCACCTGTGATCGAAGCCAATGCGACACACGTTTACTGGAAATACTGTCTCACGGTCGATGACTCGGTAATCGAAGGCGGTTCGCCCGCACTCGCGGTTCTTCTGAAAGAAAAGAACATCTTTTCGGCTCCGCGCTATATCGTCAAACCGGCGTTCATGTGCCAGGTCTTCCAGGAAAAGAACACTCTCGGCGACAGCCAGTTCCCGTTCAACCTCGCCCGAGAAGGTGCGGTCGATTACGAAATGGCAAATTATCCACTGACCGCGAAGGCTCTACACGACGTTCTCGTCCTGCCGTGGAACGAAAAATACACCGAGGAACACGTCCGCTACATTGCTGACAACGTACGAATTGCCGCCTCGAAATTGAGAAAGTAAATTAACAGGATATGCAGGATGAAAAATAAATCCTTTATATCCTGTCCATCCTGTTTGAAACCAACTTAATATATGAAGAAATTAAAATTTGGACTAGTCGGAGCCGGTGGTATCGCACAGGCGTATGCTCAGGCATTTAATGAGAGCGAATGTTGTGATCTCGTCGCCGTTGCCGACGTTCGCGAAGCCGCTGCGAACGCCTTGGCAGAGATCGTTTGCGGAACTGCCTTTGGCGACTATCAAGAGCTCGCCGATCTCGAACTCGATGCGATGATCGTCGCAACGCCGCCGAGCACACATCCCGAGATCGCATGTTTCTTTATGGAACGCGGTATCGCGGTGTTGTGTGAAAAACCCCTGTGCTTGAGCGTTGCCGAGGCTGAAAGGATGATCGTCACTGCGGCCCTGAACGACGTTCAATTTACCATGGCGTCGAAATTTCGCTACTGCGAAGACGTGATCAAGGCAAAAGGTATTCTCGCCTCGGGTATGCTTGGCGAGGTTCTGCAGTTTGAAAATTCCTTCACGGCAAAGGTAGATATGTCGCAGCGTTGGAATTCAAATGCGGAGTTTTCTGGCGGCGGCGTGCTGATCGACAACGGAACGCATTCGGTCGATATCATCCGGTATTTCATGGGCGGAATCGATTCGGTCCTGGTCGTTGATGCCGGCGGCACGCAGGGCCTCTCGGTCGATGAGAACGTCAAGATGTTTGCCAAAACAAATGGGAATGTCACTGCGAGCGTCGATCTGACTTGGGGTATCAACAAAGAGCTGCCATATTTCATCAGCATTTACGGCACCAGCGGCACACTCCATATTGGATGGCGCGAATCAAAGTACAAGACCAACTCAAGCCCGGATTGGACCGTTTTCGGCAGCGGATATGACAAGGTCGCTTCGTTCAAGGGCAAGGTCGAGAACT from Acidobacteriota bacterium includes the following:
- a CDS encoding Gfo/Idh/MocA family oxidoreductase — its product is MKKLKFGLVGAGGIAQAYAQAFNESECCDLVAVADVREAAANALAEIVCGTAFGDYQELADLELDAMIVATPPSTHPEIACFFMERGIAVLCEKPLCLSVAEAERMIVTAALNDVQFTMASKFRYCEDVIKAKGILASGMLGEVLQFENSFTAKVDMSQRWNSNAEFSGGGVLIDNGTHSVDIIRYFMGGIDSVLVVDAGGTQGLSVDENVKMFAKTNGNVTASVDLTWGINKELPYFISIYGTSGTLHIGWRESKYKTNSSPDWTVFGSGYDKVASFKGKVENFSKALLGKEELYIKPEDALASVRVIEAAYKSLNQNLWQPVVEKTLAAN